In Fundidesulfovibrio magnetotacticus, the following are encoded in one genomic region:
- a CDS encoding radical SAM/SPASM domain-containing protein, with protein MSLPSLRQLLRAVLTHSSAARRLAVDLASMVFRAQARARAELVHAPFTLYNIELTNHCPMRCVMCPRTHAMTRPKGVMEFALFREVVDQLVAQAPKGLLASQPVWLHHFGESLLHPELDRCVAYAESRGLRTGLSLNPLLLSEDKGRALLKAGVSTLYCSLDGHDDASFAAIRGVKEAYESSAANLSRFLEIRQELGAKAEVFVSIIDFELNAASVELARRRWKDVPGVRAVYVKPFTPWDGSVEAISEISGNASAAVLDFTSKGLVTCPYPWRSMTVAYNGDVLPCCFDFDGKYVLGNMGSASLAEIWNSPRMIALRREFLANRVCNPLCARCGELRTITI; from the coding sequence ATGAGCCTGCCGTCCTTGCGTCAGCTCCTGCGCGCCGTGCTCACGCACTCCTCCGCCGCCCGCCGGTTGGCCGTGGACCTGGCGTCCATGGTGTTCCGCGCCCAGGCCCGAGCCCGTGCGGAACTGGTCCACGCCCCGTTCACCCTCTACAACATCGAGCTGACCAACCACTGCCCCATGCGCTGTGTCATGTGCCCCCGGACGCACGCCATGACCAGGCCCAAGGGGGTCATGGAATTCGCGCTCTTCCGGGAGGTCGTGGATCAACTCGTGGCCCAGGCCCCCAAGGGGCTCTTGGCCTCCCAGCCGGTTTGGCTGCACCATTTCGGGGAAAGCCTGCTCCATCCGGAGTTGGACCGCTGCGTGGCCTACGCGGAGTCCCGGGGCTTGCGCACCGGACTCTCCCTGAACCCCCTCCTGCTCAGCGAGGACAAGGGGCGGGCGTTGCTCAAGGCTGGGGTCTCCACGCTGTACTGTTCCCTGGACGGCCACGACGACGCGAGTTTCGCCGCCATCCGGGGCGTGAAAGAGGCCTACGAGTCCTCGGCGGCCAACCTGAGCCGATTCCTGGAGATCAGGCAGGAGCTGGGGGCCAAGGCCGAGGTCTTCGTCTCCATCATCGACTTTGAGCTCAACGCCGCCAGCGTGGAACTGGCCCGGCGACGCTGGAAGGACGTCCCAGGGGTGCGGGCCGTGTACGTTAAGCCCTTCACGCCCTGGGACGGCAGCGTGGAGGCCATATCCGAAATCTCGGGCAACGCCTCGGCGGCGGTACTGGATTTCACGTCCAAAGGCCTGGTCACCTGCCCGTATCCCTGGCGTTCCATGACCGTGGCCTACAACGGCGACGTGCTGCCCTGCTGCTTCGACTTCGACGGCAAGTACGTGCTAGGCAACATGGGCTCGGCCTCGCTGGCCGAGATCTGGAATTCACCCCGGATGATCGCGCTGCGCCGGGAGTTCCTGGCCAACAGGGTGTGCAACCCCCTGTGCGCCCGCTGCGGCGAGTTGCGGACCATAACCATCTGA
- a CDS encoding class I SAM-dependent methyltransferase yields MPASPRDERSPVPGDVLERYFELHAPELQTANLRERVLIEQRNLAKQDAIVDLVLDRLGPLDRPARVLDIGAGVGSMLRRMSQRGLQAHGVEPSVEQCRLAMAHLPAGKAGLVNAVGERLPYRDNTFDAVVSMSVLEHCRDQRLMLSEGVRVLRPGGIWYLVFPNYLFVWEPHYDLFWPPMLPRALKTFYVRLRGRDPRYLDELTFTTPGSMRRLLQGLPARVEDLGLDLFLARLRSTETISVPALARIVGTLRALGVLKPLEWAARLGVYHPVVWIIHKLETA; encoded by the coding sequence GTGCCCGCTAGCCCACGCGACGAGCGTTCCCCCGTTCCCGGGGATGTTCTGGAACGCTACTTCGAGCTGCACGCCCCGGAGCTGCAGACAGCGAACCTGCGCGAGCGCGTGCTCATCGAGCAGCGCAACCTGGCCAAGCAGGACGCCATCGTGGACCTCGTGCTGGACAGGCTGGGGCCGCTGGACCGGCCCGCCCGCGTGCTGGACATCGGGGCCGGCGTGGGCTCCATGCTGCGGCGGATGTCCCAGCGCGGGCTGCAGGCCCACGGCGTGGAGCCCTCCGTGGAGCAGTGCCGCCTGGCCATGGCACACCTGCCTGCTGGAAAGGCCGGGCTGGTGAACGCCGTGGGCGAGCGCCTGCCCTACAGGGACAACACGTTCGACGCGGTGGTTTCCATGTCCGTGCTGGAGCACTGCAGGGATCAAAGGCTCATGCTGTCGGAGGGCGTGCGGGTGCTGAGGCCCGGGGGCATCTGGTATCTGGTGTTCCCCAACTACCTTTTCGTCTGGGAGCCCCATTACGACCTGTTCTGGCCGCCCATGCTTCCCAGGGCGCTCAAGACATTTTATGTGCGGCTGCGCGGGCGCGATCCGCGCTACCTGGACGAGCTGACGTTCACCACGCCCGGGTCCATGCGGCGGCTGCTCCAAGGGCTCCCCGCGCGCGTGGAGGACCTGGGCCTGGACCTCTTCCTGGCGCGGCTGCGTAGCACCGAGACCATCTCCGTGCCTGCCCTGGCGCGCATCGTCGGAACTTTGCGTGCTTTGGGGGTGCTCAAGCCCCTGGAGTGGGCAGCAAGGCTCGGGGTCTACCATCCGGTGGTCTGGATAATTCACAAATTGGAGACAGCCTGA
- a CDS encoding glycosyltransferase family 4 protein, translated as MNILVLTSSYPTAASETASPYVLELYEHLAREGHEVHVVLPHYPGGPSRETRGGVHLHYFRYGPDSWETLCYGSGIPERIKRYWRYRLLFCLFLPCQFFAALRLCLMRKVDVVSCHWLLSALTGIMLKLVLRKPVALTIYGVELFMARRSGLLRKACEAIFPRVSALITISTPNMELFKAFDLGKARLEMIPVGPQTSIFTRGVTLDAMAPAKSFTRETGARLLFVGRLVERKGVVYLLRALPELRKAMPGVVLDVVGDGPERDPLAQEAKRLGVDDIVRFHGFIPAKELGKLYEQAEVFVFPSIVDSKGDTEGLGIVTFEAWVYGVPVVAGDVGGILDTVLDGRTGLLVPQKNAEAIAAAVLRLADEHGLSASLVARGQDMLRTVFSWKSITKAHEDLFESLRAR; from the coding sequence ATGAACATCCTCGTCCTCACCTCCAGCTACCCCACGGCAGCCAGCGAGACCGCCAGTCCCTACGTTCTGGAACTCTACGAGCACCTGGCGCGTGAGGGCCACGAGGTGCACGTGGTGCTGCCGCACTACCCGGGAGGCCCCTCCCGCGAAACGCGCGGCGGAGTGCACCTGCATTATTTCCGCTACGGCCCCGACAGCTGGGAGACCCTCTGCTACGGCTCGGGGATTCCCGAGCGCATCAAGCGCTACTGGCGCTACAGGCTCCTGTTCTGCCTGTTTTTGCCCTGCCAGTTCTTCGCGGCCCTGCGCCTGTGCCTGATGCGCAAGGTGGACGTTGTTTCCTGCCATTGGCTCCTCTCGGCCCTCACGGGGATCATGCTCAAGCTCGTGCTGCGCAAGCCCGTGGCCCTGACCATCTACGGGGTGGAGCTCTTCATGGCGAGGCGTTCGGGCCTGCTGCGCAAGGCCTGCGAGGCCATCTTCCCGCGCGTGTCGGCCCTCATCACCATTTCCACGCCCAACATGGAGCTCTTCAAGGCGTTCGACCTCGGCAAGGCCCGCCTGGAGATGATTCCCGTGGGGCCGCAGACCTCCATCTTCACCCGTGGCGTGACCCTGGACGCCATGGCCCCGGCCAAGTCCTTCACCCGCGAAACCGGAGCACGCCTGCTCTTCGTGGGGCGGCTGGTGGAGCGCAAGGGCGTGGTCTACCTGCTGCGCGCTCTGCCAGAGCTGCGCAAGGCGATGCCCGGCGTGGTCCTGGACGTGGTGGGCGACGGCCCCGAGCGCGACCCCCTGGCCCAGGAGGCCAAAAGGCTGGGCGTGGACGACATCGTGCGCTTCCACGGCTTCATCCCGGCCAAGGAGTTGGGAAAGCTCTACGAGCAGGCCGAGGTCTTCGTGTTCCCCTCCATCGTGGACTCCAAGGGGGATACCGAGGGGCTGGGCATCGTCACCTTCGAGGCCTGGGTCTACGGCGTGCCCGTGGTGGCCGGCGACGTCGGGGGTATCCTGGACACGGTGCTGGACGGGCGCACAGGGCTGCTCGTTCCCCAGAAGAACGCCGAAGCCATCGCGGCGGCCGTGCTGCGCCTTGCCGACGAACACGGGCTGTCCGCCTCCCTGGTGGCCAGAGGCCAGGACATGTTGCGCACCGTGTTCAGCTGGAAAAGCATCACCAAGGCCCATGAAGACCTCTTCGAGTCCCTGCGTGCCCGCTAG
- a CDS encoding glycosyltransferase, protein MARKILFFIPSLDIGGAERVFTVLLPRLDRAKIEPLLALTVRRGPLRDALPPDFPVVEMACKSHATAPPAMIRLIRRVRPHAVMATHSHLNLLLGLCKPFLPRGTRLIGRETSLLSHSHQELRFPGLFDALTRRVYPVLDLMVCQSLDMKDEFVRDYGLDPARMRVLPNPVDVDGVARAGREAFPGLPGEPFVTAAGRFALQKRFDLLLKAYALLPRDFPRLALLGDGPLRPSLEALARDLGIAHRVDMPGFAANPHAFMARARAVALSSSYDPFPNTLLEAGACGAPVAAFRCPGGVREIVEEGVTGFTAAPGDPEALAHALLRTVEHPFDREAVRERVRARFDVSAVVPAYERVLLEE, encoded by the coding sequence ATGGCCCGCAAGATCCTCTTCTTCATCCCCTCCCTGGACATCGGCGGGGCCGAACGGGTGTTCACCGTGCTCCTGCCGCGCCTGGACCGCGCGAAGATCGAGCCCCTTCTGGCCCTCACCGTGCGCCGGGGCCCCCTGCGCGACGCCCTGCCCCCGGACTTCCCCGTGGTGGAGATGGCCTGCAAGAGCCACGCGACCGCCCCCCCGGCCATGATCCGCCTGATCCGCCGCGTGCGCCCCCACGCCGTGATGGCCACCCACAGCCATCTGAACCTGCTCCTGGGCCTGTGCAAGCCTTTCCTGCCCCGGGGCACGCGCCTCATCGGCCGCGAAACGTCGCTTCTGAGCCATTCCCACCAGGAGTTGCGCTTCCCCGGGCTCTTCGACGCCCTCACGCGCCGGGTCTACCCGGTCCTGGACCTGATGGTCTGCCAGTCCCTGGACATGAAGGACGAGTTCGTGCGCGACTACGGGCTGGACCCGGCGCGCATGCGCGTGCTGCCCAACCCCGTGGACGTGGACGGCGTGGCCCGCGCCGGGCGCGAGGCGTTCCCCGGACTGCCCGGCGAACCCTTCGTGACGGCGGCGGGACGCTTCGCCCTCCAGAAGCGCTTCGACCTTCTCCTCAAGGCCTACGCCTTGCTGCCGCGCGACTTCCCCCGCCTGGCGCTCCTGGGCGACGGTCCCCTGCGCCCCTCCCTGGAGGCCCTGGCCCGCGACCTGGGAATCGCCCACCGCGTGGACATGCCCGGCTTCGCGGCCAACCCCCACGCCTTCATGGCCCGGGCCCGGGCCGTGGCCCTCTCCTCCTCCTACGATCCCTTCCCCAACACGCTCCTGGAGGCCGGGGCCTGCGGCGCGCCCGTGGCGGCCTTTCGCTGTCCGGGCGGCGTGCGCGAGATCGTCGAAGAGGGCGTAACGGGCTTCACCGCCGCCCCGGGCGACCCCGAGGCCCTGGCCCACGCCCTGCTGCGGACCGTGGAGCACCCCTTCGACCGCGAGGCCGTGCGCGAACGCGTGCGGGCGCGCTTCGACGTGTCGGCCGTGGTCCCGGCCTACGAGCGGGTGCTTCTGGAAGAGTGA
- a CDS encoding lysylphosphatidylglycerol synthase transmembrane domain-containing protein produces MALVVSRQDLRAIGSMLMHLDAAMLLLGLLLTLAMIGVRVARYHLLLRCQGLEIALGASVSIFFKSSFWGLVSPARMGEVIRVTYLKGHGVSFLQGINSVLMDRLLDLAALAVVTLLSTVFLATEDDHGLITLTVASCLLGLGGWGLLELGRPWLKKFLGGRSIMGVSAGLLLDNLFNTRHKLALLAMSVGQWLVFLLGMLAMTSGLNLKVSISMTCFATMTSQLVGMLPVSVAGIGTRDVWLEMLFAQQGLPTEWAVLFSSLILVNYLFYFAVSALWLFLPSGEPHGLPRREQTP; encoded by the coding sequence ATGGCCCTGGTTGTCTCCCGGCAGGACCTGCGCGCCATCGGATCCATGCTTATGCACCTGGACGCGGCGATGCTCTTACTGGGGCTGCTGCTCACCCTGGCCATGATCGGTGTGCGGGTGGCGCGTTATCACCTCCTGCTGCGCTGCCAGGGCTTGGAGATCGCTCTGGGCGCGTCGGTTTCGATATTCTTCAAAAGTTCCTTCTGGGGGCTGGTCAGTCCGGCCAGGATGGGAGAGGTCATCAGGGTCACATACCTCAAAGGCCATGGTGTCTCCTTTCTCCAGGGAATCAACAGCGTGCTGATGGATCGCCTGTTGGACTTGGCAGCCTTGGCCGTGGTGACACTGCTCTCCACGGTGTTTCTCGCCACGGAAGACGACCATGGCCTGATCACTCTGACGGTGGCTTCGTGCCTGCTGGGCCTAGGGGGCTGGGGGCTCCTGGAACTGGGTCGGCCCTGGCTGAAGAAGTTCCTTGGCGGACGAAGCATTATGGGCGTTTCGGCCGGGCTTCTGCTGGATAACCTCTTTAATACCCGGCACAAACTCGCCCTCCTGGCCATGAGCGTCGGGCAATGGCTTGTTTTCCTCCTGGGGATGCTGGCCATGACCTCGGGGCTCAATCTTAAGGTTTCTATCTCCATGACCTGTTTCGCCACGATGACCTCTCAACTGGTGGGGATGCTGCCGGTTTCCGTGGCCGGCATTGGCACCCGGGACGTCTGGCTTGAAATGCTCTTCGCCCAGCAGGGGTTGCCCACCGAGTGGGCGGTGCTCTTCTCCTCACTGATTCTCGTGAACTACCTGTTCTACTTCGCGGTGAGCGCGCTGTGGCTGTTCCTCCCCTCCGGGGAGCCGCACGGCCTGCCCCGGAGGGAGCAGACTCCATGA
- a CDS encoding class I SAM-dependent methyltransferase — MRAGIPDFLPRPGRPNATGVDTAELAATVDNYDAIHDASLFNVSVEMREAVSRVRPQDGQRLLDAGCGMGLLFDHVPAGCHSVALDVSHVALDKTRARHPHVRTVQGMGEALPFPEGSFDLVFSMGSLEHFISPEKGLEEFSRVLVPGGRAVLLLPKKAFLLRNAIHYYIYPNFHPVQFVRRALLRLRRFGGMHVQIRDRHFTRPELVAFLRASPLAVEEVLDVPGTVPSALAYVYLAVLRKAGG, encoded by the coding sequence GTGCGAGCAGGTATCCCGGATTTCCTGCCCAGGCCCGGACGGCCCAACGCCACGGGTGTGGACACCGCCGAGTTGGCCGCAACCGTGGACAACTACGACGCCATCCACGACGCAAGCCTGTTCAACGTGTCGGTGGAGATGCGCGAGGCGGTCTCACGCGTGCGCCCCCAGGACGGCCAGCGCCTTTTGGACGCTGGTTGCGGCATGGGCCTGCTCTTCGACCACGTGCCCGCCGGGTGTCACAGCGTGGCCCTGGACGTTTCCCATGTGGCCCTGGACAAAACACGCGCGCGCCATCCCCACGTGCGGACGGTGCAGGGCATGGGCGAAGCCTTGCCCTTCCCGGAGGGCTCCTTCGACTTGGTGTTCTCCATGGGCAGCCTGGAACACTTCATCTCCCCCGAAAAGGGTCTCGAAGAGTTCAGCCGCGTGCTGGTCCCCGGAGGCAGGGCGGTGCTTCTGCTGCCCAAGAAGGCTTTCCTGCTGCGCAACGCCATTCATTATTACATCTACCCCAACTTCCACCCTGTGCAGTTTGTCCGTCGCGCCTTGCTGCGCTTGCGTCGCTTCGGGGGCATGCACGTACAGATCAGGGACCGGCACTTCACGCGCCCCGAACTGGTGGCCTTCCTTCGTGCCTCGCCCCTGGCGGTGGAGGAGGTCCTCGACGTGCCGGGCACTGTGCCCAGCGCGCTAGCCTACGTTTACCTGGCCGTGCTGCGTAAGGCCGGGGGCTAG
- a CDS encoding glycosyltransferase: protein MTQADDPRPVVAHFVRKSTHFRASFIKNQVESHQRYRPVLAFREFSRRADGGFASFDLEGFPCLDLSPGHSWLEEQLFRRLFRIGRRDVDRALEFLRAGKARVLHFHYGTDAGMYAQVMRRSGLPSVASFYGYDCSSFPRMLWGYGGRFLRATVFRHATRVLAMSRDMERLLLEAGCPPEKIVVHYYGTDVDRFLLPEDFERPGREAPVLLTVSSLQPYKGHLFLLRALAKLAASGGPDFRLRILGDGELAGEIRDFVAQNGLEGRVTMLGMLEYASGAFMEEFRQADVLCHTSVTAPGNVQEGIPGALVEGMASGLPVVSTYHAGIPSVVETERTGLLAREWDVDALADALARVLSSAELRRSLGRAARRHAVEHLRLQDRERHLEALYDRLRAEAGDPDAPR, encoded by the coding sequence ATGACCCAGGCGGACGATCCCAGGCCCGTGGTGGCGCACTTCGTGCGCAAGTCCACCCATTTCCGGGCCAGCTTCATCAAGAACCAGGTTGAGAGCCACCAGCGCTACCGCCCCGTGCTGGCCTTCCGGGAGTTCTCCCGGCGCGCGGACGGCGGCTTCGCCTCCTTCGACCTGGAGGGCTTCCCCTGCCTGGACCTGAGCCCCGGCCACTCCTGGCTGGAGGAGCAGCTCTTCCGGCGTCTCTTCCGCATCGGCCGCCGCGACGTGGACCGCGCCCTGGAGTTCCTGCGCGCCGGCAAGGCCCGCGTGCTGCACTTCCACTACGGCACCGACGCGGGCATGTACGCCCAGGTGATGCGCCGTTCGGGCCTGCCCAGCGTAGCCTCCTTCTACGGCTACGACTGCAGCTCGTTCCCGCGCATGCTCTGGGGCTACGGGGGGCGTTTCCTGCGCGCCACGGTGTTCCGGCACGCCACGCGGGTGCTGGCCATGAGCCGGGACATGGAGCGCCTGCTCCTGGAGGCCGGGTGCCCGCCGGAGAAGATCGTGGTGCACTACTACGGCACCGACGTGGACCGCTTCCTCCTGCCCGAGGACTTCGAGCGTCCCGGGCGCGAGGCCCCGGTGCTGCTCACGGTCTCCTCGCTCCAGCCCTACAAGGGTCACCTCTTCCTGCTGCGGGCCCTGGCGAAGCTCGCGGCCTCGGGCGGTCCGGACTTCCGCCTGCGCATCCTGGGCGACGGCGAACTGGCCGGGGAGATTCGGGACTTCGTGGCGCAAAACGGCCTGGAGGGGCGCGTGACCATGCTGGGCATGCTGGAGTACGCTTCCGGGGCCTTCATGGAGGAGTTCCGCCAGGCCGACGTGCTCTGCCACACCAGCGTGACCGCCCCCGGGAACGTGCAGGAGGGCATCCCCGGCGCGCTCGTCGAGGGCATGGCCTCGGGGCTGCCCGTTGTCTCCACCTATCACGCGGGCATCCCCAGCGTGGTGGAAACGGAGCGGACCGGGCTTCTGGCGCGCGAGTGGGACGTGGACGCCCTGGCCGACGCCCTGGCCCGGGTGCTCTCCTCGGCGGAGCTGAGGCGCTCCCTGGGCCGGGCCGCGCGCCGCCACGCCGTGGAGCATCTGCGGCTCCAGGACCGGGAAAGGCATCTGGAGGCGCTCTACGACCGGCTGCGCGCCGAAGCCGGGGACCCGGACGCGCCGCGCTGA
- a CDS encoding glycosyltransferase family 4 protein yields the protein MKIAQLCHHFADSLGGLEVCVHNVSQRLALAGHHVSLYCCGPGRLPFRPPYRLRAFPRLYKVRQTYPLSKWAACAFVAAEQLRLRYDVWQVNGGYPYGAYLSGLFARLGVPAVLRCSGEDIQAEPDIGYGYRLDPELARLIERGYPRYDALVAISETVTREYLALGVPGERIARIPNGVDVERLAAPRDRQAVREAHGIPRDAKVLLTVGRNHPKKNYRIIPALLDGLLDAGHDAWWLVAGRGVSALDAQALAPERRRRLVLVEELGAPPRDFSLPPDALLDLYKAADVFVMTSLLETFGIVLLEALAAGLPLVCFDAPGVRDVAHPGVARVCPLGDQAAMARALHDALIAPDTPEALRARLDFARDHSWDRVARDYAALYASLARSARENTT from the coding sequence GTGAAAATCGCCCAACTCTGCCACCACTTCGCCGACAGCCTGGGCGGCCTGGAAGTCTGCGTGCACAACGTCTCGCAGCGCCTGGCCCTGGCCGGGCACCACGTCAGCCTCTACTGCTGCGGCCCGGGGCGGCTGCCCTTCCGGCCCCCCTACCGCCTGCGCGCATTCCCCCGGCTCTACAAGGTCCGCCAGACCTACCCCCTGAGCAAGTGGGCCGCCTGCGCCTTCGTGGCCGCCGAGCAGCTGCGCCTGCGCTACGACGTCTGGCAGGTCAACGGAGGCTACCCCTACGGGGCCTATCTTTCCGGACTGTTCGCCCGCCTGGGCGTGCCCGCGGTGCTGCGCTGCTCCGGCGAGGACATCCAGGCCGAGCCCGACATCGGCTACGGCTACCGGCTGGACCCGGAGCTGGCCCGGCTCATCGAGCGCGGCTACCCCCGCTACGACGCGCTGGTGGCCATCAGCGAGACCGTGACACGCGAATACCTGGCCCTGGGCGTGCCCGGGGAGCGCATCGCGCGCATCCCCAACGGCGTGGACGTGGAGCGCCTCGCCGCCCCCCGCGACCGCCAGGCCGTGCGCGAGGCCCACGGCATCCCCCGCGACGCCAAAGTGCTCCTCACCGTGGGGCGCAACCACCCCAAGAAGAACTACCGGATCATCCCCGCGCTCCTGGACGGGCTCCTGGACGCCGGGCACGACGCCTGGTGGCTGGTGGCCGGACGCGGCGTCTCGGCCCTGGACGCCCAGGCCCTGGCCCCGGAGCGTCGCCGCAGGCTGGTGCTGGTGGAGGAGCTGGGCGCGCCGCCCAGGGATTTCTCCCTGCCCCCCGACGCCCTGCTCGACCTCTACAAGGCCGCCGACGTCTTCGTGATGACCTCGCTTCTGGAGACCTTCGGCATCGTGCTCCTGGAGGCCCTGGCCGCCGGGCTCCCGCTGGTCTGCTTCGACGCCCCCGGCGTGCGCGACGTGGCCCACCCCGGCGTGGCCCGCGTCTGCCCCCTGGGCGACCAGGCCGCCATGGCCCGCGCCCTGCACGACGCCCTCATCGCCCCAGACACCCCCGAGGCGCTGCGCGCGCGCCTCGATTTCGCCCGGGACCACTCCTGGGACCGCGTGGCCCGGGACTACGCCGCGCTCTACGCCTCCCTGGCCCGGAGCGCCCGGGAGAACACGACCTGA
- a CDS encoding acyltransferase family protein, which yields MRFHGFDALRVFFCVCVSYWHIVAAPKVTRFAPDILQGFVPTGTDILSMNLLLLAVPVFMQVSMFLYVLNRETKADYFPRRMRQLFIMTLFWATAHNIILEMDVRLFLVSLPYFLGYLISTNTSFYFLVSLMIWTAGYEAVRRVFPAGELSAARATGLWVASMLVMLAAPWFFQGVLQLPYYYWNPMTFIPYLFGGILVRSLLDNGTLDDASRAGRVVGCLTALWLVLSVLEWVFLSRIAWPGYPDKYIMPPYARASLCVGALAIVCGAMAFFRKHHPLLERLAGLSFGVFCLHLLLNHWLAPFFSMFAVTDKTVQYVLVLMLSFAVTYCLKRYPWLV from the coding sequence ATGCGGTTCCACGGATTCGATGCCCTGCGCGTGTTCTTCTGCGTCTGTGTCTCGTACTGGCATATCGTGGCCGCCCCCAAGGTGACCCGGTTCGCCCCGGACATTCTCCAGGGATTCGTGCCGACGGGCACGGACATCCTGTCCATGAACCTGTTGCTGCTGGCGGTCCCGGTGTTCATGCAGGTGTCGATGTTCCTGTACGTTCTCAACAGGGAGACCAAGGCGGACTATTTCCCCAGGCGCATGCGCCAGCTCTTCATCATGACGCTGTTCTGGGCCACGGCCCACAACATCATCCTGGAAATGGACGTTCGCCTTTTTCTCGTGAGCCTGCCCTATTTCCTGGGCTACCTGATCAGCACGAACACATCGTTCTATTTTTTGGTTTCACTCATGATTTGGACTGCTGGGTACGAGGCCGTACGCCGCGTCTTTCCGGCGGGAGAGCTCTCTGCCGCCCGCGCCACAGGGCTCTGGGTCGCTTCGATGCTTGTGATGCTGGCTGCTCCCTGGTTCTTCCAGGGCGTCTTGCAGCTGCCGTACTATTACTGGAATCCGATGACGTTCATCCCGTACCTGTTCGGAGGAATTCTGGTGCGCAGCCTTCTGGACAACGGGACGCTGGATGACGCCTCCCGCGCGGGGCGCGTGGTGGGCTGCCTGACGGCGCTCTGGCTTGTACTGTCCGTCCTGGAGTGGGTGTTCCTGTCCAGGATCGCCTGGCCAGGCTATCCGGACAAGTACATCATGCCGCCGTATGCAAGGGCCTCCCTCTGTGTAGGGGCGCTGGCCATCGTCTGCGGCGCGATGGCGTTCTTCAGGAAACACCATCCTCTGCTGGAGCGACTCGCCGGGTTGTCGTTCGGCGTGTTCTGCCTTCACTTGCTCTTGAATCATTGGCTTGCGCCATTCTTTTCCATGTTCGCGGTGACCGACAAGACGGTTCAGTACGTCCTTGTGCTGATGCTGAGCTTCGCGGTAACATACTGTCTGAAGCGGTATCCCTGGCTGGTGTGA
- a CDS encoding polysaccharide deacetylase family protein codes for MSAIRAAASQAVKNRPTAVVQVDVDSYDVIARAYGLPGVQDGPDPIIARAMPVYLQLFASFGVRATFFVVGRDLENEANLPFLAAALEAGHRVANHSYSHSDFAECDALARREEVARAHEAILDRLGVACSGFKAPCYATDPGLVRVLEELGYAYDSSMIATVISPVVKTYYRLLLRKPIHPANWGYPAHLLSPRDPYRPSPGRIWRPGGAGLLEIPVTTMPLCKFPIHFSMVNILGSGLFKVFDALEGLTGGGFLNYAFHLADLVPDNALPAAFYARPGLRRPLPWREEQAREVLRRIVRRYALTTGEELAGSRSGAA; via the coding sequence ATGAGCGCCATCCGTGCCGCGGCCTCGCAAGCCGTGAAGAACAGGCCCACAGCCGTGGTTCAGGTGGACGTGGACTCCTACGACGTCATCGCGCGCGCATACGGGTTGCCCGGGGTCCAGGACGGCCCGGACCCGATCATCGCCCGGGCCATGCCCGTCTATCTCCAACTTTTCGCGTCCTTTGGGGTGCGCGCCACCTTCTTTGTCGTGGGGCGCGACCTGGAGAACGAAGCCAACCTGCCCTTCCTGGCCGCCGCCCTGGAAGCCGGGCACCGGGTGGCCAACCACAGCTATTCCCACAGCGACTTCGCCGAGTGTGACGCCCTTGCCAGGCGCGAGGAGGTCGCGCGCGCGCACGAGGCCATCCTGGACCGGCTCGGCGTGGCCTGCTCCGGCTTCAAGGCCCCTTGTTACGCCACCGATCCGGGCCTGGTCCGCGTCCTGGAGGAGCTGGGATACGCCTACGACTCCTCCATGATCGCCACAGTGATCTCTCCCGTGGTGAAGACCTACTACCGCCTGCTGCTGCGCAAGCCCATCCACCCTGCCAACTGGGGCTATCCAGCCCATCTGCTCTCTCCGCGCGACCCTTACCGTCCCAGCCCCGGGCGCATCTGGCGTCCCGGCGGCGCGGGCCTTCTGGAAATTCCCGTGACGACCATGCCCCTTTGCAAATTCCCAATCCACTTCTCCATGGTGAACATCCTCGGCAGCGGCCTGTTTAAGGTCTTCGACGCCCTGGAGGGCCTGACGGGGGGCGGCTTCCTCAATTACGCCTTCCATCTCGCGGACCTCGTGCCAGACAACGCCCTGCCCGCGGCCTTTTATGCGCGTCCTGGGCTGCGCAGGCCGCTGCCCTGGCGTGAGGAACAGGCCCGTGAGGTACTCCGGCGCATCGTGCGGCGCTACGCGCTGACCACAGGCGAAGAGCTGGCGGGCTCCCGCTCCGGCGCGGCTTGA